AACGTGCTCGATGTGCTGCGCGAGCAGTCGAACGTCGGCGAGCGCGTGTTCTTCTCCTCGATCTGGGAAGGCCTGATCTCGAAGAACTGGCGCGGCAATCTCGAGGCCGTGCCGGGGCTTGCGACCGAATGGCGGCGCATCGACGACAAGACCGTCGAGGTGAAGCTTCGTCAGGGCGCGAAATTCCACAATGGCGACGAGCTTACGGCGGAGGACGTTGTCTTCACGTTCAGCCGCGAGCGCATGTTCGGCGAGACCGAGGCCAAGAGCCGCTCCACAATCCAGGCGTTCGAAAAGATCCCGACGCCGCGGCCCGGCAAGGAATTGCCACCGGACGTTCCGGCGGTCGCCCGTCGCATCTGGCCGGACCTCGTCCGCGTTGATGCCGTCGACAAGTATACCGTGCGCTTCTACAACGCGACCCCCGACGTCACGATCGAGGGCCGGCTACAGCGTTACGGTTCCGACATCATGAACCGGCGCGCCTGGGACGAGGCCGCGAGCTATCTCGACTGGGCGCGCAAGCCGATTACGACCGGACCCTACAAGGTCGTCGAGCTCAAGCCCGACGTATCGCTCACGCTGGAAGCACACGACGAATATTGGGGCGGCCGTCCGCCGCTCAAGCGCATCCGTTTCCTCGAGGTGCCTGAAGTCGCGAGCCGCATCAACGGACTTCTGTCGGGCGAATATCAGTTCGCCTGCGACATTCCGCCGGACCAGATCGCCGGCATCGAGAAGAACGCCGCGTTCGAGGTGCAGGGCGGCACCATCCTCAATCACCGCCTCACCGTGTTCGACAAGAACCACGCCCAGCTCGCCAATCCCCTGGTGCG
This region of Bradyrhizobium sp. CCGUVB1N3 genomic DNA includes:
- a CDS encoding ABC transporter substrate-binding protein; this encodes MSKLTRRTILKSGAGVAGTLLLPRFSIAQGDNRPSVTIAVQKVTNANVLDVLREQSNVGERVFFSSIWEGLISKNWRGNLEAVPGLATEWRRIDDKTVEVKLRQGAKFHNGDELTAEDVVFTFSRERMFGETEAKSRSTIQAFEKIPTPRPGKELPPDVPAVARRIWPDLVRVDAVDKYTVRFYNATPDVTIEGRLQRYGSDIMNRRAWDEAASYLDWARKPITTGPYKVVELKPDVSLTLEAHDEYWGGRPPLKRIRFLEVPEVASRINGLLSGEYQFACDIPPDQIAGIEKNAAFEVQGGTILNHRLTVFDKNHAQLANPLVRRAFTHAIDRQAIVDSLWAGRTRVPKGLQWEFYGDMFIADWSVPTYDPKLAQDLLKQANYKGDPIPYRLLNNYYTNQVATAQILVEMWKSAGLNVQIETKENWSQIMERGDTRAVRDWSNSAAFNDPVSSMVAQHGPNGQQQQIGEWTNAELNKLSEFLETSTDREARKKAFRRMLEIAEREDPAYTVLHQNATFTAKPKSIKWRAAPAFAMDFRAGNFEA